Proteins co-encoded in one Kribbella qitaiheensis genomic window:
- a CDS encoding DUF418 domain-containing protein has protein sequence MPPLTSHPASPGADHRGPVLGAERALAPDLIRGAMLLMIGLANAANFAFAGGPGLNGSPHGLERILNFLKITLVDARAYPVFAVMFGYGLVQLARRQRNSGATPGAVRKILLKRHTWMIAFGLVHATLLYFGDFLGAYGIVGILCTLLLLNRGDKFHKIILWIWGAQVVYTIVVVGLTALAIVNTSGPAHGMTNSPNPSLGANSYGASLVDRLHEWPAHTAYVTGFTVIVWLGIWAARKQLLENPRDHRTLLTRVAVVCMSITVLGGLPLALVAAGWLQVDSAAMDSMNLLHNVSGEFGGPGYVALFALLVGKLTARRRTLSLPVVAISALGQRSMTGYLFQSVSWMVLLAPFTLNLGDRLGNTAFTAAGAAIAVWTTSVIAAYQMKKHSYRGPAETLLRRLTY, from the coding sequence GTGCCGCCACTGACCTCGCATCCGGCCTCGCCCGGCGCCGACCATCGCGGTCCGGTCCTGGGCGCCGAGCGGGCGCTGGCCCCCGACCTGATCCGCGGCGCGATGCTGCTGATGATCGGTCTGGCCAACGCCGCCAACTTCGCCTTCGCCGGCGGCCCCGGCCTGAACGGGAGCCCGCACGGCCTCGAGCGGATCCTCAACTTCCTCAAGATCACCTTGGTCGACGCTCGGGCCTACCCGGTCTTCGCGGTGATGTTCGGCTACGGCCTCGTTCAGCTGGCCCGGCGCCAGCGGAACTCGGGCGCGACGCCGGGCGCAGTACGGAAGATCCTGCTGAAGCGCCACACCTGGATGATCGCCTTCGGGCTGGTTCACGCGACGCTGCTGTACTTCGGTGACTTCCTCGGCGCCTACGGCATCGTCGGAATCCTCTGCACCTTGCTCCTGCTCAACCGCGGCGACAAGTTCCACAAGATCATCCTGTGGATCTGGGGCGCCCAGGTCGTCTACACGATCGTGGTGGTCGGCCTGACCGCGCTTGCGATCGTGAACACCTCCGGCCCCGCACACGGCATGACGAACAGCCCGAACCCGTCACTGGGCGCCAACAGCTACGGAGCGAGCCTGGTGGACCGGCTGCACGAGTGGCCGGCGCACACGGCGTACGTGACCGGCTTCACCGTGATCGTGTGGCTCGGCATCTGGGCCGCTCGCAAGCAACTACTGGAGAACCCGCGGGACCACCGCACCTTGCTGACTCGCGTAGCGGTCGTCTGCATGAGCATCACCGTGCTGGGCGGGCTTCCGCTCGCACTAGTGGCTGCTGGCTGGCTGCAGGTCGACAGCGCGGCCATGGACTCGATGAACCTGCTGCACAACGTCAGCGGAGAGTTCGGCGGACCTGGGTACGTCGCCCTGTTCGCACTGCTGGTCGGGAAGCTGACTGCTCGTCGCCGGACGCTGAGTCTGCCGGTGGTGGCGATCTCCGCACTCGGACAGCGGTCGATGACGGGCTACCTGTTCCAGTCAGTCTCATGGATGGTGCTGCTGGCGCCGTTCACGCTGAACCTGGGCGACCGGCTCGGCAACACC